The Macadamia integrifolia cultivar HAES 741 unplaced genomic scaffold, SCU_Mint_v3 scaffold_204A, whole genome shotgun sequence genome window below encodes:
- the LOC122071302 gene encoding uncharacterized protein At4g06598-like translates to MATSKGSSNIRNFSYSGKQSLLPPKSPFPSIPSSYAEYSTNPAIGSKGIPKPREGHRHHQRTSSESFLIEEQPSWLDDLLNEPDTPVRRGHRRSSSDSFAYLDVANASKMEYAAREDKFKNASIPTWGSLEFDPYQDAQHASFYTEPNSFGRQQNRSWDSSFNSVYYQTSRQSSRDNILRQSSGNLSVPWESDGVSSTATDRQELEESGSNNPRGSSDKRDNSYAKPSASETDPKRAKQQFAQRSRVRKLQYIAELERNVQALQAEGSEVSAELEFLDQQNLILSMENKALKQRLENLAQEQLIKYLEQEVFEREIARLRALYQQQQQQEPPQASSAHRRASSRDLDSQFANLSLKHKEASSGHEPVSGPLCI, encoded by the exons ATGGCAACTTCAAAAGGTTCTTCAAACATCAGAAATTTTTCATACTCAGGAAAACAATCACTGCTGCCTCCTAAAAGTCCCTTTCCAAGCATTCCATCATCCTATGCTGAATACAGCACCAATCCTGCAATAGGATCGAAAGGTATTCCAAAGCCAAGAGAGGGGCATAGACACCACCAACGTACTTCCTCTGAGAGCTTTCTAATAGAGGAGCAACCCTCTTGGCTTGATGATCTCCTTAATGAGCCAGATACACCTGTGCGAAGAGGTCATCGGCGGTCTTCAAGTGACTCGTTTGCATATTTGGATGTGGCTAATGCTTCTAAAATGGAATATGCAGCTCGGGAGGACAAGTTTAAAAATGCATCTATTCCTACTTGGGGATCATTGGAATTTGATCCTTATCAAGATGCACAGCATGCTTCATTCTATACAGAGCCAAATTCTTTTGGGAGGCAGCAGAATAGGTCATGGGATTCTTCATTTAATTCTGTTTACTACCAAACTTCCCGGCAATCTTCCAGGGACAATATTTTACGTCAAAGCTCTGGAAATTTGTCAGTTCCATGGGAATCAGATGGGGTCTCATCTACTGCTACTGACAGGCAAGAACTGGAGGAATCTGGGTCCAATAATCCAAGAGGTTCTTCTGATAAGAGGGACAACTCTTATGCTAAGCCTTCTGCATCAGAGACAGATCCAAAGCGTGCTAAACA GCAATTTGCTCAGCGGTCTCGAGTCCGGAAACTTCAGTACATAGCTGAACTGGAAAGGAATGTCCAAGCTTTACAG GCAGAAGGGTCCGAAGTTTCAGCTGAGCTTGAATTTCTAGACCAGCAGAATCTTATATTGAGCATGGAGAACAAAGCCCTGAAGCAACGGCTAGAAAATTTAGCACAGGAGCAACTTATAAAATACT TGGAGCAGGAGGTGTTTGAGAGGGAGATTGCAAGGCTACGAGCTTTGTatcagcaacagcagcagcaagaACCACCACAAGCATCATCAGCTCATCGCCGTGCCAGCAGCAGAGACTTGGATTCCCAATTTGCCAACCTCTCTTTGAAGCACAAAGAGGCCAGTTCTGGTCATGAGCCAGTCTCCGGACCACTTTGTATTTGA